The nucleotide window AGCTCGATTTAAAATTTTATCTTTTTCGCGATCAGATAACTTTTGAATGTGCCAGACAATATTTGATTGAGAATTAAAAAAATTATTGGCTCAATACGGAGGTAACTCTAAAGGAAGTTCAGAAACTCCTTGGATGGAGAAGTATTTGTTCATTGACTGAAAATAGGTAGGTTTCCAACGAATTTCTGATAGTGAAAAAGCGCTTTGAATGTTTTCTATTGTTGGATTTTTAACCAAATCTTCTATTTGTTCTTTTGAAAATTTATCAAAAGGATTTAAAATTCCGACCGCTAAATTTAATAATTCATCAATTTTTAATTTCTCAGCTTCAATTTCAATATGCGCTAGTTTTTGTTTTAATATATTTATTTCAAAAGTCAATTCGTTTTCTCTTTCATTATGAACAATCAAATAATAAGAAAATTTCATCTGACCTTCGAAGGTATAATTTAAGTCTTCTTCATAAGAATCACATATTTTTTCGCCAAGATTATTAGTACAAATATTAAAATTTTTTTGCAAATGTTCTTGATTAGTTTCGATATTATTTTGCTTAGCTATTTTAACAATTGAAATTTTTTGGTTTATATTATTAATTAAATTTGCAAATTGAAGCAAAATCGACTTTTGCTGGTCTTCATCATAACTAAAAATTTCAATTCCTTTTAATTTTAGTCCACCAATTCAACCACCATCTGTTTCAATATAATTTTTGTTAATTGATAAATAAGGTATTAAATTTTTTGAGTTTGTAGATCCACTTACTGATGAGCTATATTTTCTAGGCATTGAAATATATTTAAATCAGTAAAATAGAATTTGTCACCCACGAGCTTTAAATTTTGGAAAATGAAAAATCATCGGCAGACCTAAAAAGGAAAATAGAATAAGAAAAATTAAAATTTTTAAAAGAAAATGCAGCTGAGTGTTAATTGCAAAACTACACACTAAACAAAAAACAACTATTGTAAATAAAACTAGAAGATCAGCTATTGAAAAGTTTTTAAAAAATAGTACCTTAATTTTTTGAATTGGTTTATTCTGAACTTGTTTTTTCATTTTTATCCTTATTTTTTGCAGAATTTCTATATTCTTCTGCTAGTTTATGAGAGTTAGTTTTCTCAGGTTCTTCTTTATGTCTTTCAGTTCTTTGAACGGTTGTGTGTAAATTATTTGATCTTTTTAAAAATTTTTCTGCTCGATCATTTCTTTTTTGGGTTTTTTCAGCAATTCTTTCTTTTATTTTTGCTTCTTTTCGATTTAAACGAATCATTTTATTTTCAGCTTTGTCTAATTTTTTCTGGTCAAAATCTGGAAGATTGTATTCTTTTTTATAATTTTCAAAATCAATTGCTTTTTGAACCTTATCTATTTTTTGCTGATTTTTGTTGATTTTTGCTTCTTTGTTTTCAATACCTCTAATATTGTGTCTGAATAACATTTTTGAGCCTAGATATTTTGCTTCCTCAATTACGCCTAAGTCTTTTCCTTCTTTATAGGCGTTTTTTGCTCTTCAAGCTCTGGTTAAAATATTTTTATGTTTGTTTTTCTGTCAACCCGATCTAAAAGTTTGACCAAGATTTCCCCTGTCATCTTTAAGTTTTTCTAGCATTTCGCGTTTTTGAGTTCGAGTTATCTCGCCTTTTTTAAAGGCGTTATTAATTTCCTCGCGTTTTGCATCATGATACCCACTTAATTTTTTGAGTCTTTTTACACCTTTTCCAGCAAGAACGCTTGAAGCACCAAGTAGTCCAGCTGTTATTCCGATCCCTTTTGTTGTTCGATGAGCTCATTCTTGTTGCGAACGCACAAAGCCCTGCCCGCCAAAGTAGCTGGCAAATTCTTCGCCAATTGTTTTAATTGCGATTCCGCCACCTAAGATCATCAAAAAACTAAAAAAGAAATTGAAAATTCATGGACTAACAAGTTGGCTTTTTATTTCAATATTTCATGCTTGGTTGGTTGAAAATTCAGCTCAAATAAAGAAAAACGAAAAAGAAAGTTGCGAAATGATAATTACTCAAAATTTACCTCAAAAAGCTTGCATATATTTTTTGAATAACTTTCCTTCGTCGCTAATTTGAGATATTGAAAAAACAGGTAATAAAAGTAGTTGGTAGAACATTTGTGCGATATTTGCGACTAATGAAATTACTGTTGAACCTAAAAGTCATGCAGTGATTAAGGTCGAAAGAGCGATTAAAAAAATTATTTTAGGACCATCTCCTCACTGAAAATTATAATAAATATCATATGAAATTATTTGTCCACTTGCTAATGATTTTAAATCACTATCAGTTAATTTAGTTCTAACTTCAGGCGGAAGCGCTCCTTTAACAAATGAAGAAACTAATGAATTATGATAGCCAAGTGAATCTTTTATAAGATTAATAATAGAACTAACTATTATTAAGCCAAAAAACAGAAAAACAATGAATAAAATTGGAAAAACAATAGAAGCAATCGTTTTTATAATAACGTTTTTTAAACTTGAATCATAATTTTGTTTACCAGCTAAGAAAAAATTTCTAACTAACCTTTGTAAAATTAAAAAAATTATTAACGAAACTGCAATAGCAGTAATAATTCAAAAAACAATAGGAATTTGAGAAATACTAAATTCTTTTGAACCACCGAAAAATATATTTTTTAATAAATCAAAAGAAATTGAGCCAAATAATTCAGTTATAATATTTAAAATAGTGACAAAAGGTCAAACTAAAAGTCCTCATCCAACTGCAAAAAAACCGTAGGCAATTGTATTGATTATACCGAAAAGCATTTAATTTATTGTTTTGGAGTTGATGAAAGTGTTTCTTTAATGCCTTCGGTAAAAGAACCAGTTAAATTAGTAATTGCGCCAATAACCCCAACACCAACAACTAGTAATAAAATAATAGCCCCAAAAATTCAAGCTGATTGCTTAATATTTCGGTAAATAACCTTTTTTTGTTCTGGCCCAGCAAATTTTGCTTGCAATAATCTGGCCATAAATCAAATAATGGAAGCAACCACAATAATTCCGGTAACAGCTGAAACGCCAATTAAGGCATAGCCCATTACTGCATTTGAAACACCATTAACTGAATCTTTAACTTTGTCAAGATTTTGTTGTATTTGGCTTTGTTGTTGAAAAAGTGAAATAAAAGTTTCCATTTTATTTTTTCCTTTCAATAGAATATGATATTTTTAAAATTTTTGCTAAATAATATAAGAGAATAAAATAGGAGTCTAAAATAATAAAAAAAGAGTACTAAAAAATAGCATTAATTAAAAAACAAACAAAAATTAAATAAAATAAATATTAATTAGAAGTAGAAGCAGATCCAACTATCTCTGGATTATTGTCTTGAGTTGATTCAGAACTAGAAGAACCGGAAGAATTAGAAGAAGTAGATGAACTTTCAGAACTAGAATCATTTGAAGAAGAATCTATATTTTTAGAAGCTGGATGTGAAAGAATAGATTCTTTGTATTCTCAACCATAAAATTCTTTATAATTATCTTTTCATTCTTCTCATTTTCTTAAGGAAATAGGATTATCTTTTCCATCATCAGTTTTTTTCTCGTCTAATTCTACAAATTTTAGACCACCCATTAAAGGGTAGACATATTCATCAAGAAAAACATTATCAAGTCAACTTTTTAAAGGCCCAATTTTTTCAGTATCAGAAGCTTCTGAATTATATTTTCAAATCAAAGGTGCAATTTTTGAATTGTATACCTTAATCAAATCAGCAGCAAGTGATTGCATATCTACATTTTGGCCTAAATCAATATTAAAAACTAAGTCTTTTCTTAAACTTGTGTGACTATCTGGTAAGAAAAAAATTTGATACTTTCGAAAAATATCTAAAAATATGCTTTTAAGATTATTTTCAATTTGGTCTTTTAAAGATTTGGTTTTATCGTTGATGTTAAATAATCTTTGCTCTAATTTGCTAAGAGTTTTCATTAATTCAGCTGCTGCATATTGGCCATTATAATTTCTCTGAATTCTTTGAATTAATTCAAGTAAAGAGTATCAATGTCTTTCTGTTGGACTAGGTTTATAATTTGTTTCGCGATAATAATCGTCACGAAAATACCTAATATAATTTCATATTCTTTCAGTTTTATTACTAACTAACTTTTCGGATTTTAGATAAAGATCCATATGTCTTGGGCTTGCAAAGGCATTACCAAACATAAAATCATGAACTAACATTTGTTTTTGAACGTAAGTTTTGTTTTCACGTTCTTCTGGAGGTAGTTCTTTTTTTACTATTGGCCAATATTCATCTGTTTCGGGATAATCAAATGCAATAGTTTGATCAAAACCGGCATTTTTGTCTTTTAGACCAGTTTTTTCGTTAAAATCTTGCATTATTTTATCTCAAGCCGAAAAGTTTTTATTAGAGTTATATTCTCCAAGATTTTCTCAAGTATATTTTTTTAATTTTTCTTCCAAATAAGATAATCTTTTATAATATTCCTCTTTAAAATTGCTTGAACCTGCTTTAATATTGCTATCTTCTAACATAAAAGGTAGTGATTTATAATAAAATCAGTAATTTGATAAACCGTATTTGTTATTCGGGCTAGAAATAAAACTAGCATCACCAATTTCAGTTACATAATTTTTATCTCTTGAGTATAAATTTTGTGGAATTTTTGGATTTTTTTTAATACCGTTAAAACCAAGCAAAGAATCATTAATTATTTCAGAATAAGTTTGATTTAGTTCTGAACCTGGAACACTAATTGTTTGTTCAGTTTTATCTTGTTCTTTTCCTTGTGTATTTACAGAACTCTTAGATCCTTTTGGTAAAAGGGTTTCAGTTATATTTTTTCTAACTTCAGTATAAGGATCAATACATGAAATTAAAAATAAAGGGCTACTTAATCCAAGAATTAATAAATATTTTAGTTTTGATTTAAGAGAAAAAGTCAACATAAGTTTTAAAAACTCCAAAAATAATTACGACAATTAAAATTACTCAAAATC belongs to Mesomycoplasma ovipneumoniae and includes:
- a CDS encoding Mbov_0396 family ICE element transmembrane protein, translated to MLFGIINTIAYGFFAVGWGLLVWPFVTILNIITELFGSISFDLLKNIFFGGSKEFSISQIPIVFWIITAIAVSLIIFLILQRLVRNFFLAGKQNYDSSLKNVIIKTIASIVFPILFIVFLFFGLIIVSSIINLIKDSLGYHNSLVSSFVKGALPPEVRTKLTDSDLKSLASGQIISYDIYYNFQWGDGPKIIFLIALSTLITAWLLGSTVISLVANIAQMFYQLLLLPVFSISQISDEGKLFKKYMQAFWGKFWVIIISQLSFSFFFIWAEFSTNQAWNIEIKSQLVSPWIFNFFFSFLMILGGGIAIKTIGEEFASYFGGQGFVRSQQEWAHRTTKGIGITAGLLGASSVLAGKGVKRLKKLSGYHDAKREEINNAFKKGEITRTQKREMLEKLKDDRGNLGQTFRSGWQKNKHKNILTRAWRAKNAYKEGKDLGVIEEAKYLGSKMLFRHNIRGIENKEAKINKNQQKIDKVQKAIDFENYKKEYNLPDFDQKKLDKAENKMIRLNRKEAKIKERIAEKTQKRNDRAEKFLKRSNNLHTTVQRTERHKEEPEKTNSHKLAEEYRNSAKNKDKNEKTSSE